From a single Solanum dulcamara chromosome 4, daSolDulc1.2, whole genome shotgun sequence genomic region:
- the LOC129884526 gene encoding uncharacterized protein At4g06744-like encodes MKIFYFFIIFTILNNINCQLLPPLPAPNLTFLDQSLALIFPIIQNFKNTITLDPFGVTQSWTGPDICNYKGFYCDHPPNNSSAISLASIDFNGFQLSAPTLDGFIDQLPDLAIFHANSNNFSGIISSKISNLPYLYELDLSNNQFIGIFPMSILNIKTLTFLDIRYNLLTGIIPPQIFVQYLDAFFLNNNNFIQMLPDNLGSTPAFYLTLANNKFVGPIPRSIGLAPNLLEILLLNNLLTGCIPYELGLLKKAIVIDVGFNMLTGPLPCSLGCLESVELLNFAGNLLYGQVPEVICSLRNLVNFTLSYNYFTKVGPLCRELIKNGLLNVEKNCINGLPNQRSILECVLFRMKIKSCPLQKSFSIRTCNISKFSPHKPPRAERHLISYSALSKHTKLN; translated from the coding sequence ATGAAgatcttttatttcttcattaTCTTTACAATTCTAAACAATATCAATTGCCAATTACTACCACCTTTACCAGCACCCAATTTAACCTTCTTAGACCAAAGTCTAGCTCTAATATTCCCAATAATACAAAATTTCAAGAACACAATCACTCTTGATCCTTTTGGTGTCACACAATCTTGGACAGGCCCTGATATTTGCAATTATAAAGGCTTCTATTGTGATCATCCACCTAATAACTCCTCAGCAATTTCTCTTGCCTCCATAGATTTCAATGGATTTCAACTTAGTGCACCTACATTAGATGGTTTCATTGATCAGCTCCCTGATTTAGCCATATTTCATGCCAATAGCAACAATTTTTCAGGCATAATTTCTTCGAAAATTTCAAATCTTCCATATCTGTACGAACTTGATCTTAGTAACAACCAATTCATCGGTATATTTCCCATGTCAATTCTCAATATCAAGACTCTAACTTTTTTGGATATTCGTTATAATCTCCTGACCGGTATAATCCCACCTCAAATTTTCGTACAATATCTGGATGCATTTTTTCTTAACAACAATAATTTCATTCAAATGCTTCCGGACAACCTTGGATCCACCCCTGCTTTTTATTTAACCTTAGCCAACAACAAATTCGTCGGTCCAATCCCACGTAGCATTGGACTGGCTCCGAATTTGTTGGAAATTTTGTTGTTGAACAACTTGCTCACAGGTTGCATTCCTTATGAATTAGGCCTTTTGAAAAAAGCAATTGTGATTGATGTTGGATTTAACATGTTGACTGGTCCATTGCCATGTTCATTAGGTTGTTTGGAAAGTGTGGAGCTGTTGAATTTTGCTGGAAATTTGCTATATGGACAAGTTCCAGAAGTGATATGTTCATTAAGAAATTTAGTGAATTTTACTTtgtcatataattattttacaaAAGTAGGGCCATTATGTAGGGAATTGATCAAAAATGGACTTCTTAATGTTGAAAAAAACTGCATTAATGGTCTTCCTAATCAGAGATCAATATTGGAGTGTGTATTATTTAGGATGAAAATTAAATCGTGTCCATTACAGAAGAGTTTTAGTATCAGAACTTGTAATATTTCGAAATTTAGTCCCCATAAACCACCTAGAGCAGAAAGACATTTGATTTCATATTCTGCCTTGTCAAAACATACAAAATTGAATTAA
- the LOC129885581 gene encoding cysteine proteinase mucunain-like, translated as MDFFRPFLFFLLTFFVLSSALDMSIISYDEKHGDLGTTHYRTDDEVKGLYESWIVKHGKNYNAIGEKEKRFEIFKDNLRFIDEQNAETRPYKLGLNRFSDLTNEEYRAVFVGGRLDRKTRLLKNPKSERYAFKAGEELPESVDWREKGAVAPVKDQGQCGSCWAFSTVGAVEGINQIVTSELISLSEQELVDCDKSYNQGCNGGLMDYAFEFIKNNGGIDTEDDYPYHAKDGTCDSNRKNARVVSIDGYEDVPVNDEKSLMKALANQPVSVAIEAGGRAFQHYSSGVFTGYCGTQLDHGVVVVGYGIDNGSDYWIVRNSWGPNWGESGYIRLERNFANSTSGKCGIAMEPSYPLKNGVNPPNPGPSPPSPVTPSTVCDEYYSCPEDTTCCCIYKYGEFCFGWGCCPYESATCCDDNYSCCPHDYPVCDVNAGTCQMSKDNPLKVKALKRGPATARVNWSGMKTNRKVSYA; from the exons ATGGATTTTTTCAGGCCTTTCTTGTTCTTTCTTCTTACATTCTTTGTCCTTTCATCTGCTCTTGACATGTCTATCATCAGTTATGATGAAAAGCATGGAGATTTAGGGACAACCCATTATCGTACAGACGATGAAGTTAAGGGATTGTACGAATCTTGGATTGTTAAGCACGGAAAGAATTACAATGCCATTGGAGAAAAGGAGAAAAGATTTGAGATTTTTAAGGATAATTTAAGATTCATCGATGAGCAAAACGCTGAGACCAGACCGTATAAACTTGGGTTGAATCGATTTTCTGATCTTACCAACGAGGAGTACCGTGCTGTGTTCGTGGGTGGACGGTTAGACAGAAAGACGAGGCTGTTGAAGAACCCTAAAAGCGAGCGTTACGCTTTTAAGGCCGGCGAAGAGTTGCCGGAATCCGTTGATTGGAGAGAGAAAGGCGCCGTTGCCCCTGTAAAAGATCAAGGCCAATGCG GGAGTTGTTGGGCATTCTCGACGGTTGGTGCTGTTGAAGGAATAAATCAAATTGTAACCAGTGAATTAATTTCCCTATCAGAGCAAGAGCTTGTTGATTGTGACAAGAGTTATAACCAGGGCTGTAATGGTGGTCTCATGGACTACGCCTTTGAATTCATCAAAAACAACGGTGGCATTGACACTGAAGATGACTATCCTTACCATGCCAAAGATGGTACTTGTGATTCTAACAGG AAAAATGCCCGGGTTGTCTCCATTGATGGATATGAAGATGTTCCTGTAAACGACGAGAAGTCGTTGATGAAGGCACTGGCAAATCAACCAGTTAGTGTTGCTATTGAAGCTGGTGGCAGAGCTTTCCAACACTACTCTTCT GGTGTTTTTACTGGATATTGTGGAACACAACTAGACCATGGTGTTGTTGTAGTTGGCTACGGAATAGATAATGGTTCAGATTACTGGATTGTGAGGAATTCATGGGGTCCTAACTGGGGAGAAAGTGGATACATTAGGCTTGAGCGCAATTTTGCTAATAGCACTAGCGGAAAGTGTGGAATTGCAATGGAACCCTCTTACCCTCTTAAGAATGGCGTGAATCCTCCTAATCCCGGTCCATCTCCTCCTAGTCCTGTAACACCATCAACTGTCTGCGACGAGTACTATAGCTGCCCTGAGGACACTACTTGCTGCTGCATTTATAAGTATGGCGAATTCTGTTTTGGCTGGGGATGTTGTCCTTACGAGTCTGCTACCTGCTGTGATGACAACTACAGCTGCTGTCCACATGATTATCCTGTCTGTGATGTTAATGCAGGCACTTGTCAAATG AGCAAGGATAATCCATTGAAGGTGAAAGCGTTGAAGCGAGGGCCTGCTACTGCTAGAGTAAACTGGTCAGGGATGAAAACTAACAGGAAAGTGAGTTATGCTTGA
- the LOC129884524 gene encoding protein IRX15-LIKE-like, which translates to MKASNAKLIVFHPSLHKQGSGTITASPRIWFLVFLSFFTFAFALTFFTAKDVIPTAKTGTDTAAGTSPLPATVFDALLHYASVNSSTVSSRMSAVELKTIATVLRRCKAPCNFLVFGLTHETLLWHSLNHKGRTVFVDESAYFVSKLEEKHPEIEAYDVQFTTKVSELPDLLDYTKEQLKGECRPVQNLLFSDCKLGINDLPNHIYDVPWDVILIDGPRGFSSAAPGRMTAIYTAGVFARSKRGNSGKTHVFVHEIDRNVEKICSEEFLCSENLVETKELLGHFVVEKMEVNRFEFCSVFDPSSSPSTSSSSAV; encoded by the coding sequence ATGAAGGCTAGTAATGCTAAGCTTATAGTTTTTCACCCTTCTCTTCACAAGCAAGGATCAGGAACAATTACTGCTTCTCCTCGTATTTGGTTTCTTGTTTTCCTATCATTTTTCACTTTTGCATTTGCACTTACTTTCTTCACTGCTAAGGATGTGATACCCACCGCGAAAACAGGCACGGATACCGCCGCCGGTACCTCTCCGTTGCCGGCGACTGTATTTGACGCGCTTCTTCACTATGCTTCTGTGAACTCGTCGACTGTTTCTTCTCGCATGTCGGCGGTGGAATTGAAAACGATCGCTACTGTTCTCCGCCGTTGTAAAGCTCCTTGTAATTTCCTTGTTTTTGGTCTTACTCACGAAACCCTTTTGTGGCACTCTCTCAATCACAAAGGGCGCACAGTTTTCGTTGACGAAAGTGCTTATTTTGTATCTAAATTAGAAGAGAAACACCCAGAAATTGAAGCCTACGATGTTCAATTCACGACGAAAGTGAGTGAATTGCCTGATTTGTTGGATTACACGAAAGAGCAGCTCAAAGGGGAATGCAGGCCTGTACAGAATCTTCTGTTTTCTGACTGCAAATTGGGGATAAACGACCTACCAAATCACATATACGATGTACCGTGGGATGTCATTTTGATAGACGGGCCACGTGGGTTTTCTTCTGCTGCTCCGGGACGGATGACGGCGATATACACCGCCGGCGTTTTTGCCCGGAGCAAGAGAGGTAATTCCGGCAAAACCCATGTGTTTGTGCACGAAATCGACAGAAATGTAGAGAAAATTTGCAGTGAAGAGTTCTTATGCAGTGAAAATTTGGTAGAGACGAAGGAATTGTTGGGGCATTTCGTGGTGGAAAAGATGGAAGTTAATAGGTTTGAGTTTTGCTCAGTCTTTGATCCTTCTTCATCTCCTTCAACATCATCGTCTTCTGCTGTttga
- the LOC129885579 gene encoding scopoletin glucosyltransferase-like — MDKRADQLHVYFLPIMAPGHMIPCVDMARQFAKHGVKVTIITTPLNASKFSKTIQKDRELGSDISIRTIEFPCKEVGLPEGCENLASTTSAEETLKFIKAMYLFQQPVEQFMEEDHPDCIIAGIYFPWTLDVAAKMGIPRLAFNGSGLLPVCAYHCLMEHKPHLKVESETEEFIIPGLPDTIKMSRQQLPENLKEEKETPMTAIINDILRAEASSYGAIVNSFYELEPNYVKHFREVEGRKVWHVGPVSLCNKDNEDKTQRGQDSSFCEKHCLDWLNTKEPKSVIYICFGSMSIFSSAQLLEIAIALEASDRQFIWVVKQNTTNEEQEKRMPEGFEEKLNGRGLIIKGWAPQVLILDHEAIGGFVTHCGWNSLLEGVTAGLPMVTWPLSAEQFFNEKLLVEILKIGVPVGAQAWSERTHSRVPINRENIQRAVTKLMVGQEADEMRSRAAALGKSAKMAVEKGGSSDNSLVSLLEELRKGKNSSN; from the coding sequence ATGGACAAAAGAGCTGATCAACTTCATGTATACTTTTTGCCAATAATGGCTCCAGGCCACATGATACCATGTGTAGACATGGCCAGGCAATTTGCTAAGCATGGTGTGAAGGTAACAATTATCACGACTCCTCTCAACGCGTCTAAATTCTCCAAAACAATCCAAAAAGACAGAGAGCTAGGCAGTGATATTAGCATCCGTACAATTGAATTCCCTTGTAAAGAAGTTGGATTGCCAGAGGGCTGTGAAAATTTAGCTTCTACTACTAGTGCAGAAGAGACTCTAAAATTCATCAAAGCCATGTACTTGTTTCAACAGCCAGTTGAACAGTTCATGGAGGAAGATCATCCAGATTGTATAATAGCAGGAATTTACTTCCCATGGACTCTTGATGTTGCAGCCAAGATGGGAATTCCAAGACTAGCTTTTAATGGTTCTGGTTTACTTCCTGTTTGTGCTTATCACTGTTTGATGGAACACAAACCTCATTTGAAGGTTGAATCCGAGACGGAAGAGTTCATCATCCCTGGCCTTCCTGACACAATAAAGATGTCAAGACAACAACTTCCAGAAAACTTAAAGGAAGAAAAGGAAACCCCAATGACTGCAATAATTAACGATATATTGAGAGCAGAAGCGTCTAGTTATGGAGCTATTGTAAACAGCTTTTATGAGCTGGAACCAAATTATGTAAAACACTTCAGGGAAGTAGAAGGGAGAAAAGTGTGGCACGTTGGTCCTGTTTCGCTCTGCAATAAAGACAACGAAGATAAAACCCAAAGAGGGCAAGACAGTTCCTTTTGTGAGAAACATTGTTTGGATTGGCTCAATACTAAGGAACCAAAATCAGtcatttatatttgttttggcAGCATGTCAATCTTTTCATCGGCTCAGTTGCTTGAGATAGCAATCGCTCTTGAAGCATCAGACCGGCAATTTATTTGGGTGGTGAAGCAAAATACAACAAATGAAGAGCAGGAAAAGAGGATGCCAGAAGGATTTGAGGAAAAGCTGAACGGACGAGgtttaataataaaaggatGGGCACCCCAGGTGTTGATCCTTGATCATGAAGCCATTGGAGGTTTTGTGACTCACTGTGGATGGAACTCATTGCTCGAAGGAGTAACTGCTGGATTGCCAATGGTTACATGGCCACTGTCAGCTGAGCAATTTTTTAATGAGAAGCTACTCGTAGAGATATTAAAGATAGGAGTTCCAGTAGGTGCTCAGGCTTGGTCTGAAAGAACACATAGCAGAGTCCCAATAAACAGGGAAAATATACAGAGAGCAGTGACCAAACTGATGGTTGGTCAGGAAGCTGACGAGATGAGAAGCCGTGCAGCTGCCTTAGGAAAATCGGCTAAAATGGCTGTGGAGAAAGGCGGATCCTCTGACAATAGCTTGGTTTCCTTACTAGAAGAATTGAGGAAGGGGAAGAACAGCTCCAACTGA